The Streptomyces sp. NBC_00440 genome contains a region encoding:
- a CDS encoding ABC transporter ATP-binding protein, whose protein sequence is MDHAETHHGDGTGFDRPVGGSAIEAQGLGKKYRRGWALRDVSFRLPTGRVCGLVGPNGAGKSTLMGLATHMIRPTTGGLRVFGAAPGSTDAVLRTAFLTQEKPLFKRFTVAETLRLGHELNPRWDQEVAEGIVRAGQVPLEARIGTLSGGQRTRVAFALAFGKRPDLLILDEPMSDLDPLVRRELMATLTAEAAGHGTTVLVSSHMLAELEYICDYLLVIANGGLRLAGEVDELRAAHALFAVPPDGSRPAVAPHRVIESRSGDGRPGVLVRLGGPVEYGRQAEPPTLEELLLAYLRSPDAPPLIAPSARVGDIHDIITRDPKKAVTA, encoded by the coding sequence ATGGACCACGCAGAGACACACCACGGCGACGGAACGGGGTTCGATCGCCCTGTTGGCGGGTCGGCGATCGAGGCTCAGGGGCTCGGCAAGAAGTACCGGCGCGGCTGGGCCCTGCGGGACGTTTCCTTCCGGCTGCCGACCGGACGGGTATGCGGCCTCGTCGGCCCCAACGGCGCGGGCAAGAGCACCCTGATGGGCCTGGCCACCCACATGATCCGGCCGACGACCGGCGGCCTGCGGGTGTTCGGCGCGGCGCCGGGGTCGACGGACGCGGTCCTGCGGACCGCGTTCCTCACCCAGGAGAAGCCGCTGTTCAAGCGCTTCACCGTGGCCGAGACCCTGCGCCTCGGCCACGAACTGAACCCCCGCTGGGACCAGGAGGTCGCCGAGGGCATCGTCCGCGCGGGCCAGGTGCCGCTGGAAGCGAGGATCGGAACACTGTCCGGCGGCCAGCGCACCCGCGTCGCCTTCGCGCTGGCTTTCGGCAAGCGCCCGGATCTGCTCATCCTCGACGAGCCGATGTCGGATCTGGACCCGCTGGTCCGCCGCGAACTCATGGCCACACTGACGGCGGAGGCCGCCGGACACGGCACGACGGTACTGGTGTCCTCACACATGCTCGCCGAGCTGGAGTACATCTGCGACTACCTCCTCGTCATCGCGAACGGCGGTCTGCGTCTCGCGGGCGAAGTGGACGAACTGCGCGCCGCACACGCCCTGTTCGCCGTCCCGCCGGACGGCTCGCGCCCCGCGGTCGCACCGCACCGGGTCATCGAGTCCCGCAGCGGCGACGGCCGGCCGGGCGTCCTGGTGCGGCTCGGCGGACCGGTCGAGTACGGCAGGCAGGCCGAGCCTCCGACCCTGGAGGAGCTTCTGCTCGCCTATCTGCGTTCACCCGACGCGCCCCCGCTGATCGCCCCCAGCGCCCGGGTCGGCGACATCCACGACATCATCACCCGCGACCCGAAGAAGGCTGTGACCGCATGA
- a CDS encoding ABC transporter permease, translating to MSTLTRDPARTAPAGPTRNSWIPRLGGPVWLVWRQHRAAFWTLIAVTLIGTLVMLWLRGQMMDFLAAQDPASRKSGGLPPEFETYVNPLFSIGRYLGYIPVLAGVLLGAPLIAGDLESGTAKLVTSQSVSRLRWLITKLALPAAMLTLSTGVLTAVLTWWWDPVKGLSSGLIWTAFFSVTGVTPVAYALLTFTVGAAVGMLLRRTLVSMVVTLGIVGAIGFVWSEVWRKLGHTMSISTDKGVGHGAVPPELPAQAEQQGQGTYFLTGSGGRLDWTTCLDKMDNDRAHTACLESKHVVGWSLDYLPVSQMHTMQWLGAGIMLALSAAVVAFVILWGRKRLL from the coding sequence ATGAGTACGCTCACTCGTGACCCGGCCCGTACGGCGCCCGCCGGACCCACACGCAACAGCTGGATCCCACGGCTCGGCGGTCCGGTCTGGCTCGTCTGGCGCCAGCACCGCGCCGCGTTCTGGACGCTCATCGCCGTCACCCTCATCGGCACGCTCGTCATGCTCTGGCTGCGCGGGCAGATGATGGACTTCCTGGCCGCCCAGGACCCGGCCTCACGGAAGTCCGGCGGCCTGCCGCCCGAGTTCGAGACCTACGTCAACCCTCTGTTCAGCATCGGGAGGTACCTCGGCTACATCCCTGTCCTGGCCGGTGTCCTCCTCGGGGCTCCGCTCATCGCGGGCGACCTGGAGTCCGGCACCGCCAAGCTGGTGACCTCGCAGTCCGTCAGCCGACTGCGGTGGCTGATCACGAAGCTCGCCCTTCCCGCCGCGATGCTCACCCTGTCGACCGGCGTGCTCACCGCCGTCCTCACCTGGTGGTGGGACCCGGTCAAGGGACTTTCCAGCGGCCTCATTTGGACCGCCTTCTTCAGTGTCACGGGGGTCACGCCGGTGGCCTACGCCCTGCTCACGTTCACCGTGGGCGCGGCGGTCGGCATGCTCCTGCGCCGCACGCTGGTGTCGATGGTGGTCACGCTCGGCATCGTCGGGGCGATCGGGTTCGTCTGGAGCGAGGTCTGGCGGAAGCTGGGACACACCATGTCGATCAGCACCGACAAGGGCGTCGGACACGGCGCGGTACCGCCGGAGCTGCCCGCCCAGGCGGAACAGCAGGGCCAGGGCACCTACTTCCTCACCGGTTCCGGAGGCCGCCTGGACTGGACCACCTGTCTCGACAAGATGGACAACGACCGGGCGCACACCGCCTGCCTGGAGTCCAAGCACGTCGTCGGCTGGTCCCTGGACTACCTCCCCGTCTCCCAGATGCACACGATGCAGTGGCTCGGAGCCGGCATCATGCTCGCCCTCAGCGCCGCCGTCGTCGCCTTCGTCATCCTCTGGGGCCGCAAGCGGCTGCTGTGA
- a CDS encoding AMP-binding protein → MVSNNATEEFRAARDFLLRHRTEYRTAYEGFSWPRPEHFNWALDWFDTIARDNARTALHIVEEDGTETKVSFAEMAVRSDRGANWLRAQGVRAGDRILVVLGNQQELWETALAAMKLRAVVIPATPLLGAADLRDRVDRGGARHVLVRTEDTPKFAEVAGDYTRIAVGAGTPDGWLSYGDAAAAPAGFEPDGATGADDPLMLYFTSGTTARPKLVEHTHTSYPVGHLATMYWIGLRPGDIHLNISSPGWAKHAWSNLFAPWNAEATVFIHNYTRFDPARLMAEMDRVGVTSFCAPPTVWRMLIQADLTRLRTPPREVAAAGEPLNPEVIETVRRAWGATIRDGFGQTETAVQVANSPGQLLKAGSMGRPTPGFKVELLDPVTGEPGVSEGEICLDLSARPVGLMTGYHGDPDRTAEAMAGGYYRTGDIGSRDVDGYITYTGRSDDVFKSSDYKISPFELESALLEHEAVAEAAVVPAPDPLRLTVPKVYVALAEGWEPGPDTAKVLFAHSRAVLAPYKRIRRIEFAELPKTVSGKIRRIELRRATAEGSTAEYDEGDLR, encoded by the coding sequence ATGGTGTCGAACAACGCGACGGAGGAGTTCCGGGCCGCACGGGACTTCCTGCTCCGTCACCGTACGGAGTACCGCACGGCCTACGAGGGCTTCAGCTGGCCACGCCCCGAGCATTTCAACTGGGCGCTCGACTGGTTCGACACCATCGCCAGGGACAACGCGAGGACCGCGCTGCACATCGTCGAGGAGGACGGCACCGAGACCAAGGTCTCGTTCGCGGAGATGGCCGTGCGGTCCGACCGGGGCGCCAACTGGCTCCGGGCGCAGGGCGTCCGGGCCGGCGACCGCATCCTGGTCGTGCTCGGCAACCAGCAGGAGCTGTGGGAGACGGCGCTCGCCGCGATGAAGCTCCGCGCCGTCGTGATCCCGGCAACTCCGCTGCTCGGAGCGGCAGATCTGCGCGACCGCGTCGACCGCGGCGGCGCCCGCCATGTGCTCGTACGGACCGAGGACACCCCCAAGTTCGCCGAGGTGGCGGGCGATTACACCCGGATCGCGGTCGGCGCGGGCACCCCGGACGGCTGGCTGTCGTACGGGGACGCCGCCGCCGCACCGGCCGGCTTCGAGCCCGACGGAGCCACCGGTGCGGACGATCCGCTGATGCTGTACTTCACCTCGGGCACGACCGCCCGGCCCAAGCTGGTGGAGCACACCCACACCTCGTACCCGGTCGGCCATCTGGCGACGATGTACTGGATCGGTCTGCGCCCCGGCGACATCCACCTCAATATCTCCTCACCCGGATGGGCCAAGCACGCCTGGTCGAATCTGTTCGCGCCCTGGAACGCCGAGGCGACGGTCTTCATCCACAACTACACGCGCTTCGACCCGGCGCGGCTGATGGCCGAGATGGACCGGGTGGGGGTGACGTCCTTCTGTGCGCCGCCGACCGTCTGGCGGATGCTGATCCAGGCCGACCTGACCCGGCTGCGCACACCGCCGCGCGAGGTCGCGGCGGCGGGTGAGCCGCTGAACCCCGAGGTCATCGAGACCGTACGGCGCGCCTGGGGTGCGACGATCCGGGACGGCTTCGGGCAGACGGAGACAGCCGTCCAGGTGGCGAACAGCCCCGGCCAGCTCCTCAAGGCGGGCTCCATGGGCCGCCCGACGCCCGGATTCAAGGTCGAGCTGCTCGACCCGGTCACCGGGGAGCCGGGGGTGAGCGAGGGCGAGATCTGCCTGGACCTCTCCGCCAGGCCCGTCGGTCTGATGACCGGATACCACGGCGATCCGGACCGCACGGCCGAGGCGATGGCCGGTGGCTACTACCGCACCGGCGACATCGGCTCACGGGACGTGGACGGCTACATCACCTACACCGGCCGTTCCGACGACGTCTTCAAGTCGTCCGACTACAAGATCTCGCCGTTCGAGCTGGAGAGCGCGCTCCTGGAGCACGAAGCCGTGGCGGAGGCCGCGGTCGTGCCGGCCCCCGACCCGCTGCGGCTCACCGTCCCGAAGGTGTACGTGGCCCTGGCGGAGGGCTGGGAACCCGGCCCCGACACGGCGAAGGTGCTCTTCGCGCACTCGCGTGCGGTGCTCGCCCCGTACAAGCGGATCCGGCGGATCGAGTTCGCCGAGCTGCCCAAGACGGTCTCCGGGAAGATCCGCAGGATCGAACTGCGCCGGGCGACCGCGGAGGGCTCCACCGCCGAGTACGACGAGGGGGACCTGCGATGA
- a CDS encoding catalase → MSKRVLTTESGAPVADNQNSATAGVGGPILLQDQHLLEKLARFNRERIPERVVHARGSGAYGYFEVTDDVTGFTRADFLSSVGKRTETFIRFSTVADSLGGSDAVRDPRGFALKFYTDEGNYDLVGNNTPVFFIKDPIKFPDFIHSQKRDPFTGKQEPNNVWDFWAHSPEATHQVTWLMGDRGIPASYRHMNGYGSHTYQWTNAQGEAFFVKYHFKTNQGVRSLSADQASELVGKDGNSHQTDLLQAIERGVNPSWTLHVQIMPAAEAAEYRFNPFDVTKVWPHSDYPLQRVGRLVLDRNPDNVFAEVEQAAFSPNNFVPGIGPSPDKMLQGRLFAYADAQRYRVGINHTQLPVNAPRNATADNYGRDGYMATRYGKRDDKNYEPNSHAGPAQTDAPLAAPLAVTGWTGAQAAAEHVKDDDFFQAGELYRLMSDDEKSRLIANIAGGLSQVTLDEVIEKNLAHFHAADTEYGKRVEEAVRALRED, encoded by the coding sequence ATGTCGAAGCGCGTGCTTACGACCGAGTCAGGCGCCCCGGTCGCCGACAACCAGAACTCTGCCACCGCCGGCGTCGGTGGCCCCATCCTCCTCCAGGACCAGCACCTGCTGGAGAAGCTCGCCCGGTTCAACCGGGAGCGCATTCCGGAGCGCGTCGTCCACGCCCGCGGCTCCGGTGCGTACGGCTACTTCGAGGTGACCGACGACGTCACCGGCTTCACCCGCGCCGACTTCCTCTCCAGCGTGGGCAAGCGGACCGAGACGTTCATCCGCTTCTCCACCGTGGCCGACTCGCTGGGCGGCTCCGACGCGGTGCGCGACCCCCGCGGCTTCGCGCTGAAGTTCTACACCGACGAGGGCAATTACGACCTCGTGGGGAACAACACCCCGGTCTTCTTCATCAAGGACCCCATCAAGTTCCCGGACTTCATCCACTCGCAGAAGCGTGACCCGTTCACGGGCAAGCAGGAGCCCAACAACGTCTGGGACTTCTGGGCGCACTCCCCCGAGGCCACCCACCAGGTGACCTGGCTGATGGGTGACCGCGGCATCCCCGCCTCGTACCGTCACATGAACGGTTACGGCTCGCACACCTACCAGTGGACGAACGCCCAGGGTGAGGCCTTCTTCGTCAAGTACCACTTCAAGACGAACCAGGGTGTCCGCAGCCTCTCCGCCGACCAGGCTTCGGAGCTGGTGGGCAAGGACGGCAACAGCCACCAGACCGACCTGCTCCAGGCGATCGAGCGGGGCGTCAACCCGTCCTGGACACTGCACGTGCAGATCATGCCGGCGGCCGAGGCGGCCGAGTACCGCTTCAACCCGTTCGACGTCACCAAGGTGTGGCCGCACAGCGACTACCCGCTGCAGCGCGTGGGCCGTCTGGTCCTGGACCGCAACCCGGACAACGTCTTCGCCGAGGTCGAGCAGGCGGCGTTCTCGCCGAACAACTTCGTCCCCGGCATCGGTCCCTCGCCGGACAAGATGCTCCAGGGCCGTCTCTTCGCGTACGCCGACGCGCAGCGCTACCGCGTGGGCATCAACCACACGCAGCTGCCGGTCAACGCACCGCGTAACGCCACCGCCGACAACTACGGTCGTGACGGCTACATGGCGACCCGCTACGGCAAGCGCGACGACAAGAACTACGAGCCCAACTCCCACGCGGGCCCGGCCCAGACGGACGCGCCGCTGGCCGCCCCGCTGGCCGTGACCGGCTGGACCGGAGCGCAGGCCGCTGCCGAGCACGTGAAGGACGACGACTTCTTCCAGGCGGGCGAGCTGTACCGGCTGATGTCCGACGACGAGAAGTCGCGACTGATCGCCAACATCGCGGGCGGCCTCTCCCAGGTCACCCTCGACGAGGTCATCGAGAAGAACCTCGCGCACTTCCACGCCGCCGACACCGAGTACGGCAAGCGCGTCGAGGAAGCGGTCCGCGCCCTGCGGGAGGACTGA
- the gcl gene encoding glyoxylate carboligase, whose amino-acid sequence MPRMTAARAAVEILKREGVSNAFGVPGAAINPFYAALKAAGGVHHTLARHVEGASHMAEGYTRANPGNIGVCIGTSGPAGTDMITGLYSAIADSIPILCITGQAPVAYLHKEDFQAVDIASIAKPVTKAATTVLEAAQVPGVFQQAFHLMRSGRPGPVLIDLPIDVQQTEIDFDPDTYEPLPVYKPAATRAQAEKAIQFLLESERPLIIAGGGIFNADASDLLVEFAELINTPVVPTLMGWGSIPDDHDLNAGMVGQQTGTRYGNATFLESDFVLGIGNRWANRHTGYKLDVYTKDRKFVHVDIEPTQIGKIFAPDYGIASDARAALELFVEIAKELKAAGKLPDRSAWVASHLERKSTLHRRTHFDNVPMKPQRVYEEMNKAFGPETRYVTTIGLSQIAGAQMLHVYKPRHWINCGQAGPLGWTIPAALGVATADPETPVVALSGDYDFQFMLEELAVGAQHKIPYVHVLVNNAYLGLIRQSQIGLDINFQVNLEFENINAPELGVYGVDHVKVVEGLGCKAIRVTEPDQLLPAFEEAKKLAAEYRVPVVVEAILERITNIAMSPTADISAVKEFEEIATEPGHAPTAIRPMTAS is encoded by the coding sequence ATGCCTCGTATGACCGCTGCCCGAGCGGCAGTCGAGATTCTCAAGCGCGAGGGCGTCAGCAACGCGTTCGGCGTGCCGGGCGCGGCGATCAACCCGTTCTACGCGGCTCTCAAGGCCGCCGGCGGCGTGCACCACACGCTCGCCCGCCACGTCGAGGGCGCCTCGCACATGGCCGAGGGCTACACCCGGGCCAACCCCGGCAACATCGGTGTCTGCATCGGTACGTCGGGCCCCGCGGGCACCGACATGATCACCGGTCTCTACTCGGCGATCGCCGACTCGATCCCGATCCTCTGCATCACGGGCCAGGCGCCGGTCGCCTACCTCCACAAGGAGGACTTCCAGGCCGTCGACATCGCCTCGATCGCCAAGCCGGTCACCAAGGCGGCGACCACCGTCCTGGAGGCCGCTCAGGTTCCCGGCGTCTTCCAGCAGGCGTTCCACCTGATGCGCTCCGGCCGTCCCGGACCGGTCCTCATCGACCTGCCGATCGACGTCCAGCAGACCGAGATCGACTTCGACCCGGACACGTACGAGCCGCTGCCGGTCTACAAGCCGGCCGCGACCCGCGCCCAGGCCGAGAAGGCGATCCAGTTCCTGCTGGAGTCCGAGCGCCCCCTGATCATCGCGGGCGGCGGCATCTTCAACGCCGACGCGTCGGACCTGCTGGTCGAGTTCGCCGAGCTGATCAACACCCCTGTCGTCCCCACCCTCATGGGCTGGGGTTCGATCCCGGACGACCACGACCTGAACGCCGGTATGGTCGGTCAGCAGACCGGTACGCGTTACGGCAACGCCACGTTCCTGGAGTCGGACTTCGTCCTCGGCATCGGCAACCGCTGGGCCAACCGTCACACCGGCTACAAGCTGGACGTGTACACCAAGGACCGCAAGTTCGTGCACGTCGACATCGAGCCGACCCAGATCGGCAAGATCTTCGCCCCGGACTACGGCATCGCCTCCGACGCCAGGGCCGCGCTTGAGCTCTTCGTCGAGATCGCCAAGGAGCTCAAGGCCGCGGGCAAGCTGCCCGACCGCTCCGCCTGGGTCGCCTCGCACCTGGAGCGCAAGTCCACGCTGCACCGCCGCACGCACTTCGACAACGTGCCGATGAAGCCGCAGCGGGTCTACGAGGAGATGAACAAGGCCTTCGGCCCGGAGACGCGCTACGTCACCACCATCGGTCTCTCCCAGATCGCGGGCGCGCAGATGCTGCACGTCTACAAGCCGCGCCACTGGATCAACTGCGGCCAGGCGGGCCCGCTGGGCTGGACCATCCCGGCCGCGCTCGGTGTCGCCACCGCCGACCCCGAGACCCCCGTGGTCGCGCTCTCCGGCGACTACGACTTCCAGTTCATGCTGGAGGAGCTGGCGGTCGGCGCGCAGCACAAGATCCCCTACGTCCACGTCCTCGTGAACAACGCCTACCTGGGCCTGATCCGCCAGTCGCAGATCGGCCTGGACATCAACTTCCAGGTCAACCTGGAGTTCGAGAACATCAACGCTCCCGAGCTGGGCGTCTACGGCGTCGACCACGTCAAGGTCGTCGAAGGACTCGGCTGCAAGGCCATCCGCGTCACCGAGCCCGACCAGCTGCTCCCCGCGTTCGAGGAGGCCAAGAAGCTGGCCGCCGAGTACCGCGTCCCGGTCGTCGTCGAGGCGATCCTGGAGCGCATCACCAATATCGCGATGAGCCCGACCGCGGACATCAGCGCGGTCAAGGAGTTCGAGGAGATCGCCACCGAGCCGGGCCACGCCCCGACGGCGATCCGTCCGATGACAGCTTCCTGA
- a CDS encoding AMP-binding protein: MTLSYTHGTGTTPLLGDTIGANLDRAVAAFPDREALVDVPSGRRWTYAAFGAAVDELARGFTGSGVGKGDRVGIWAVNCPEWVLVQYATARIGAIMVNINPAYRAHELEFVLRQAGVSVLIASTGHKGSDYRALVGEVRGNCPALRSIHYIGDPSWDELTAAARPFGLDAALSCDDPINIQYTSGTTGFPKGATLSHHNILNNGFFVGELVGYTEQDRICLPVPFYHCFGMVMGNLGATSHGACIVIPAPSFDPGATLRAVEQERCTSLYGVPTMFIAELNHPDFAAYDLSSLRTGIMAGSPCPAEVMKRVVAEMHMAEVSICYGMTETSPVSTQTRRDDDLERRTGTAGRVLPHLEVKVVDPATGVTVERGEPGELCTRGYSVMLGYWEEPQRTTEVIDAGRWMHTGDLAVIREDGYVQIVGRIKDMIIRGGENVYPREIEEFLYGHPKIADVQVVGVPDERYGEEVLACVIPRDPADPPTLDGIREFCRDRLAHYKIPHGLRILETFPMTVSGKVRKVELRDRYGPGAAG; the protein is encoded by the coding sequence ATGACCCTCTCCTACACGCACGGCACCGGTACGACGCCGCTCCTGGGCGACACGATCGGCGCGAATCTGGACCGCGCCGTCGCGGCGTTCCCCGACCGTGAGGCGCTCGTCGATGTGCCGTCCGGGCGCCGGTGGACATACGCCGCGTTCGGCGCCGCGGTGGACGAGCTGGCCCGGGGGTTCACCGGCAGCGGGGTCGGCAAGGGCGACCGGGTGGGGATCTGGGCGGTCAACTGCCCGGAGTGGGTGCTCGTCCAGTACGCCACCGCGCGGATCGGCGCGATCATGGTCAACATCAATCCGGCGTACCGGGCGCACGAGCTGGAGTTCGTACTGCGGCAGGCCGGGGTGTCGGTGCTGATCGCCTCCACCGGGCACAAGGGCAGCGACTACCGGGCCCTGGTCGGCGAGGTGCGCGGCAACTGCCCGGCGCTGCGGTCCATCCACTACATAGGCGACCCGTCCTGGGACGAACTGACCGCCGCCGCCCGGCCGTTCGGGCTCGACGCGGCGCTGTCCTGCGACGACCCGATCAACATCCAGTACACCTCGGGCACCACCGGATTCCCCAAGGGCGCCACCCTCTCCCACCACAACATCCTCAACAACGGCTTCTTCGTCGGGGAACTGGTGGGCTACACGGAGCAGGACCGGATCTGTCTGCCGGTGCCCTTCTACCACTGCTTCGGCATGGTCATGGGCAATCTGGGGGCCACGTCGCACGGCGCGTGCATCGTCATCCCGGCGCCCTCCTTCGACCCCGGGGCGACCCTGCGCGCTGTCGAGCAGGAGCGCTGCACCTCGCTCTACGGGGTGCCCACGATGTTCATCGCGGAGCTGAACCACCCGGACTTCGCGGCGTACGACCTGAGCTCGCTCCGTACCGGGATCATGGCGGGCTCGCCGTGCCCGGCCGAGGTGATGAAGCGGGTCGTGGCCGAGATGCATATGGCCGAGGTGTCGATCTGCTACGGGATGACGGAGACCTCGCCGGTGTCCACCCAGACCCGCCGCGACGACGATCTGGAGCGCCGGACCGGGACGGCCGGACGGGTGCTGCCGCATCTGGAGGTGAAGGTCGTCGACCCGGCGACCGGGGTCACGGTGGAGCGCGGTGAGCCGGGCGAGCTGTGCACCCGCGGCTACAGCGTGATGCTCGGCTACTGGGAGGAGCCGCAGCGGACCACCGAGGTGATCGACGCGGGCCGCTGGATGCACACCGGGGATCTGGCCGTCATCCGCGAGGACGGCTACGTCCAGATCGTCGGCCGGATCAAGGACATGATCATCCGGGGCGGCGAGAACGTCTATCCGCGTGAGATCGAGGAGTTCCTCTACGGCCACCCCAAGATCGCCGACGTCCAGGTGGTCGGTGTACCGGACGAGCGGTACGGCGAAGAGGTGCTGGCCTGCGTCATCCCGCGGGATCCGGCCGACCCGCCGACGCTGGACGGGATCCGGGAGTTCTGCCGCGACCGGCTGGCCCACTACAAGATCCCGCACGGGCTGCGGATCCTGGAGACCTTCCCGATGACGGTCAGCGGCAAGGTCAGGAAGGTGGAGCTGCGCGACCGGTACGGCCCGGGCGCCGCCGGGTAG
- a CDS encoding sensor histidine kinase, translated as MLEAANGAVAPTAARGKGRSWLLPVTAWLLLVGGLAGLVLLDWVAGFYWVVEHGPAKLVGALLGVGLVVASPRLGSRALPVAACVLAVESLCLSVWLHVEMDVGSQAMGFAEPAALVWLLLLVARRGKPSWATLAVLLLGMAVVLRPVSVAARQSTFILALLFALAAVTALGIGLGMRLLLVDRRRQAAALRLEQRTEFARDLHDFVAHHVTGIVVQAQGAQVMAGRRPELVPPALQRIEQAGSEALTSMRHMVGMLRDADGEVALTPLAGIGEVRSLVEEFSAVGGARARLDLQGTFDDLPVEVTTTAHRVVMEALTNVRKHAHGCTEVLVRVGRSGDRLTVRVSDDGRPRHLSHGGFGLKGLAERVGLIGGSVQAGPVTAGGWGVEAMLPVSTAGLAVS; from the coding sequence ATGCTGGAGGCGGCGAACGGAGCGGTCGCGCCCACAGCCGCACGGGGGAAGGGGCGGTCGTGGCTACTGCCTGTCACGGCGTGGCTGCTGCTGGTCGGGGGCCTGGCCGGTCTCGTCCTGCTGGACTGGGTGGCCGGTTTCTACTGGGTCGTGGAACACGGCCCCGCCAAGCTGGTCGGCGCCCTGCTGGGCGTCGGTCTCGTCGTGGCCTCGCCCCGGCTCGGCAGCCGGGCGCTGCCGGTGGCCGCCTGCGTACTCGCGGTCGAGTCGCTGTGCCTCTCGGTATGGCTGCACGTGGAGATGGACGTGGGGTCGCAGGCGATGGGATTCGCCGAACCGGCGGCGCTGGTGTGGCTCCTGCTGCTCGTCGCCCGAAGGGGGAAGCCCTCGTGGGCGACGCTCGCCGTCCTTCTGCTGGGCATGGCGGTCGTGCTGCGGCCGGTGTCGGTCGCGGCGAGGCAGTCCACCTTCATCTTGGCGCTGCTCTTCGCCCTGGCAGCGGTCACGGCGTTGGGTATCGGCCTCGGGATGCGCCTGCTCCTGGTGGACCGGCGGCGGCAGGCGGCGGCTCTCCGGCTGGAGCAGCGGACCGAGTTCGCCAGGGATCTGCACGACTTCGTCGCCCACCATGTGACCGGCATCGTCGTACAGGCGCAGGGGGCCCAGGTGATGGCGGGCCGGCGGCCCGAACTGGTGCCGCCCGCGTTGCAGCGGATCGAACAGGCCGGCTCGGAGGCGCTGACCTCCATGCGGCACATGGTGGGGATGCTGCGCGACGCCGACGGAGAAGTGGCGCTGACGCCGCTGGCCGGCATCGGCGAAGTGCGTTCGCTGGTCGAGGAGTTCTCGGCCGTCGGTGGTGCCCGGGCGCGGCTCGATCTGCAAGGCACCTTCGATGACCTGCCGGTGGAGGTGACCACCACCGCACACCGGGTGGTGATGGAGGCTCTCACCAACGTACGCAAACACGCCCACGGTTGCACCGAAGTGCTGGTGCGGGTGGGCCGGTCGGGAGACCGGCTCACCGTACGGGTCAGCGACGACGGACGTCCGCGCCACCTCTCCCACGGCGGCTTCGGGCTGAAGGGCCTGGCCGAGCGGGTCGGCCTGATCGGCGGAAGCGTCCAGGCGGGCCCGGTGACGGCCGGCGGCTGGGGCGTCGAGGCGATGCTCCCGGTGTCCACGGCAGGGCTGGCGGTCTCATGA
- a CDS encoding response regulator, translated as MTIRVLIADDQAMVRAGFAMILSAEDDIDVVAEATDGVHAVELAGRHRPDVVLMDIRMPRMDGLEALRRLTRPGTVNPPKVVVVTTFDDDEYVQRALSEGASGFLIKDSGPALLVEAIRAAASGEALVSPAITVRLLRRLNSAVPAPREPHTALSARETDLVRLVARGLTNAEIATELSISVGTVKTHLANVQIKLSARNRVEIAAWAWESGLVDGRG; from the coding sequence ATGACGATCCGTGTACTGATCGCCGACGACCAGGCCATGGTCCGTGCCGGGTTCGCGATGATCCTCTCCGCCGAGGACGACATCGACGTGGTCGCGGAGGCCACGGACGGGGTACATGCCGTGGAACTCGCCGGGCGCCACCGGCCCGACGTGGTGCTGATGGACATCCGTATGCCCCGCATGGACGGGCTGGAGGCACTGCGCAGACTGACGCGCCCCGGCACGGTGAATCCGCCGAAGGTCGTCGTGGTCACGACGTTCGACGACGACGAGTACGTCCAGCGCGCCCTGAGCGAAGGCGCCTCCGGCTTCCTGATCAAGGACTCCGGCCCCGCCCTGCTGGTCGAGGCCATCAGGGCGGCCGCATCGGGCGAGGCGCTGGTGAGCCCGGCCATCACGGTCCGGCTGCTGCGGCGCCTCAACAGCGCCGTGCCCGCCCCCCGGGAGCCGCACACCGCGCTCTCGGCACGGGAGACGGACTTGGTACGACTGGTGGCCAGAGGGCTGACCAACGCCGAGATCGCCACCGAACTGTCCATCTCGGTGGGCACGGTGAAGACCCATCTCGCCAACGTGCAGATCAAACTGTCCGCCCGCAACCGTGTGGAGATCGCCGCCTGGGCCTGGGAGTCCGGCCTGGTCGACGGGCGGGGGTGA